Proteins co-encoded in one Xiphophorus couchianus chromosome 3, X_couchianus-1.0, whole genome shotgun sequence genomic window:
- the LOC114142147 gene encoding transmembrane protein 106B-like, with protein sequence MGKPQSYLAKNKDESQDALTAAGEFRDGQTEDDGKHGDVSQFPYVEFTGRDSVTCPTCQGTGRIPRGQENQLVALIPYSDQRLRPSRTKLYVTISVALCLLLSGLAVFFLFPRSIDVTYVGVKSAYVSYNQEQRIVYLTITNTLNITNNNYYAISVTNITAQVQFSKTVIGKTKFNNTTVIMPLDERQLDYTVPTTIADEMSYMFDYCTLPTIKVHNIVVMMQVTVTTSYFGHAEQVSQEMYQYVDCGGNTTSMHGHVQVYQ encoded by the exons atggGCAAGCCACAGTCATACTTGGCCAAAAACAAAGACGAGAGTCAAGACGCGCTGACGGCTGCTGGCGAGTTCAGAGACGGTCAAACGGAGGACGATGGGAAGCATGGAGACGTGTCTCAGTTCCCGTACGTGGAGTTCACTGGACGGGACAGCGTCACGTGCCCGACATGCCAGGGTACTGGCAGAATCCCACGAG gtCAGGAGAATCAACTTGTGGCTCTGATTCCATACAGTGACCAAAGGCTGCGGCCAAGCAGGAC GAAGCTTTACGTCACCATATCTGTGgctctctgcctcctgctgtCCGGCCTCgctgttttcttcctcttcccGCGCTCCATCGATGTCACGTACGTTGGAGTCAAATCTGCCTACGTTTCCTATAATCAGGAGCAGCGAATTGTCTATCTCACCATTACA AACACTCTGAACATCACTAATAACAACTACTACGCCATATCTGTGACCAACATAACGGCACAGGTGCAGTTCTCCAAGACGGTGATTGGGAAAACCAAATTCAACAACACGACGGTGATCATGCCTCTGGATGAACGGCAG CTTGATTACACCGTTCCCACAACCATCGCTGATGAGATGAGCTACATGTT TGATTACTGCACCTTACCAACTATTAAAGTCCACAACATAGTGGTCATGATGCA ggtCACGGTAACGACGTCGTACTTCGGTCACGCGGAGCAGGTCTCTCAGGAAATGTACCAGTACGTGGACTGTGGCGGGAACACGACCTCCATGCACGGCCATGTTCAGGTCTACCAGTAG